ttctttaaaattttgaaacaagTGGCCGTTTAAACTGCAACTTCAAAAAACttcaaaacccaaaaaaaaaaaaaaaagcctagCACTCTTCTCTTCAATGCAACACTCCCTTTGCGATAAACTAATCCACAAAGATTTTCCCCAGTACAACGACACTAACCCAAAACCAGAAGCAAAAAACCCATTTCAAATATTCATCTGTTGAGTAGAAAAGCTAAATTCTTGGTGAGAATTATGACAGGTCTTGTAATGGTGACAAAGGGAGGTAGTTGTGGCGGCAGCGGCGGTGTTAGAGCAGCAAGAGGGACAACAAAAGTGAGTAGCGAAGAAGAGCAAAACCAGCTATCTATGGTGGCACTTTTGGTAGCAGCGCTAAGGAAATCACTAGTGTCATGTCGTTTTGAGGAGAGAGAAGATGTGATACCTACTAatattcatcatcatcatcatatgGAGATTGGATGGCCAACGAATGTGCAACATATTACTCATGTCACTTTTGATCGGTTTAATGGGTTTCTAGGTTTGCCTGTTGAGTTTGAAGTTGAGATCCCTTGTCGTGTTCCAAGTGCAAGgtactctttcttcttttctttttttgttatttaattctgtttttattttgtaaagtcgggatttttgtttttatttttattaggagAGCTTAAAGTCACGAGATTTGAACTGGCTTTTGCTTAGAATTATTAAAGTGTCCTTGATTTTGAAGGAAACTAGATCTGAGAGATAGTAAGGAACTAGAGTGGtgtttgttttcattttgtCAGAAGACAAAATAATAGTTCAGAAAGAGTGAGGTTCGTACATGAGCTGCGATTCTTAGCTGCAGTTTCACTAAATTTTATCTCTTATAGTTCAGTTGTTGTGGTTTTGCTAATATGGTCATCGGTCACTGAGGATATAAAGGACCAAACCCCAGTCACAAAGTCTCTACCTTTGTGAAGTAATTTGGCATGTACTTGATACTTTTCTGTAGCATACTCGAGTAAAAAGTTTCCTTTCTATTTCTTCACCTTTCCCCCCGTCGAGATTCTTTTTCTGTTAACTTcatgtttaaaattttaatatttttattcatcgGTTTCCCCTTGCCTCCTTGGCAGCTAACATCAATAGAATTAGCTCCATAATAGTCACTATTACTGCATTCCTGATACGCTGGCTTCTTTATTAGACTTAACTTCAGATACATATGGAAACAAATTAGAATTACCTCAAATTCCAGAAAACTGTGTTTCCAACTAAATGTTTGTTCTAGGACATTTTGGTGTTTAATCCATTTCACTTGTCAACTTGGTCGGAAGGACTAGTTTCTGTTCATTCCATTATTTTAACTCGATGCATCAAATTTTGCAGTGCTAGTGTGTTTGGTGTCTCAGCAGATTCAATGCAATGTTCTTATGATTCAAAAGGGAACAGTGTCCCAACAATTCTCTTGCTAATGCAGGAGAGACTATACTCACAGGGAGGTCTAAAGGTTTGTACTGTTCAGCCTCCGTTAGATGACTAATATTATGATACCTTGAATAAATAGTCTTAATTTGTCATTTGCGATGGTTTACAGACAGAAGGAATTTTCCGCATCAACCCAGAGAATGGCCAGGAGGAGCATGTGAGGGACCAGCTGAACAGAGGCATTGTGCCAGATAATATTAATGTACACTGTTTGGCAGGCCTTATAAAGGCCTGGTTTCGAGAGCTTCCTTCTGGAGTGCTTGATGGGCTTTCCCCTGAACAAGTTCTCCAATGCAACACGGAAGAAGAAAGTGTTGAGCTTGTGAAGCAGCTGAATCCAACAGATTCTGCATTGCTCAATTGGGCTGTTGACCTCATGGCTGATGTTGTTCAGGAAGAAGATTCCAACAAAATGAATGCTAGAAATATCGCAATGGTCTTTGCCCCAAACATGACTCAGGTACATTTGTGTCAGCTGGTTAGCACATTGCAGTACATTAATTTCTTGCTAACAAATTCGACAAGGATGTcacttttgattttaaaatgagTTAAAACTTGAGTAGCTTCATGCTTTGAGCTTTTTCCAGTAAAATTGATGGTTGTCCTACTTTCTTCTTAATCAGATGTCTGACCCATTGACGGCACTTATGCATGCTGTACAAGTAATGAACTTGCTCAAGACTCTAATCACAAAAACACTGAGAGAACGTGAAGAGACTGCATCTGGAGGATATTCACCCATGTCATCTCACTCATCTGGTCAGCAAACTGACGAGGATTTTGATAGTCAGCAAGAGATGGATACCAGTGGTGAGCTGAGACAGGAACCATCAGAC
The Ricinus communis isolate WT05 ecotype wild-type chromosome 1, ASM1957865v1, whole genome shotgun sequence DNA segment above includes these coding regions:
- the LOC8287201 gene encoding rho GTPase-activating protein 2 produces the protein MTGLVMVTKGGSCGGSGGVRAARGTTKVSSEEEQNQLSMVALLVAALRKSLVSCRFEEREDVIPTNIHHHHHMEIGWPTNVQHITHVTFDRFNGFLGLPVEFEVEIPCRVPSASASVFGVSADSMQCSYDSKGNSVPTILLLMQERLYSQGGLKTEGIFRINPENGQEEHVRDQLNRGIVPDNINVHCLAGLIKAWFRELPSGVLDGLSPEQVLQCNTEEESVELVKQLNPTDSALLNWAVDLMADVVQEEDSNKMNARNIAMVFAPNMTQMSDPLTALMHAVQVMNLLKTLITKTLREREETASGGYSPMSSHSSGQQTDEDFDSQQEMDTSGELRQEPSDYDDHAHYGAGSDDDIGDEVESLSEIEECFLRQLDEKKSAPDIFFEQPPGDLPREFPSPKTCSGFKMEYAISFTDSKNENSSPATSDGEDSRASMITGGQKIDRRCCQSGGCESSNDVEMVDKLAESIDPVRPFS